The proteins below come from a single Parazoarcus communis genomic window:
- a CDS encoding sarcosine oxidase subunit delta produces MKIMTCPLNGPRPVSEFFYWGEVRPMPDPDACTDVEWADYVFNRNGAPGVKREWWCHTPSNTWFIAERDTEKDIVLKTYFYQGDA; encoded by the coding sequence ATGAAGATCATGACCTGTCCCCTGAACGGCCCGCGCCCGGTCTCCGAGTTCTTTTACTGGGGCGAAGTGCGCCCGATGCCGGACCCCGACGCCTGCACGGACGTCGAGTGGGCCGACTACGTATTCAACCGCAACGGCGCCCCCGGCGTGAAGCGCGAGTGGTGGTGCCACACCCCGAGCAACACCTGGTTCATCGCCGAGCGCGACACCGAGAAGGACATCGTGCTCAAGACCTACTTCTATCAGGGAGATGCGTGA
- a CDS encoding 2Fe-2S iron-sulfur cluster-binding protein, whose translation MRLPATSGEWIDRSAPIEFKFEGRTYTGYAGDTVSSALWGADVRVLGRSFKYHRPRGVLSLANHDTNALHQWGDQPNVRADVVPLQAGMDLTAVNTFGGLDGDKGRVLGRFARFLPVGFYYKAFHTKRLFPMWERMFRAMTGLGKVDLNSPTRRTPKAYDFCDVLVIGAGPSGLSAALAAAAQGAEVVVVDENARAGGSAGYQIGNDPARVELLTGLMAQVSANPRIRVLTSTYAAGYYKDHWLPLVSAERMLKMRAGSVVVASGGFEQPAVFRYNDLPGIMLASAAQRLMHRYGVKPMQRAVVLTANADGYRAALDLLARGVAVAAVVDLRADAGMAAPLAQQLRDAKVEVLMSSCVVEAVPGADGASVAAARVGAVQADGSPAASLRDIACDGILMSVGWAPAANLLYQAGTRMRFDRAVEQFVPDVLPDGVFACGRVNGVHELSRRMADGTRAGSHAAAAAGFGEAVGSALAPEVESPSHPWPIVAHPEGKNFVDFDEDLQLKDFHNAVQEGFDNIELLKRYSTVGMGPSQGKHSNMNGLRILARLSGKEPQQVGTTTARPFYHPVPMAILAGRGFNPERRTPLHSRHDALGAKWMPAGVWQRPEFYQVAGKARLDCIREEVAAVRGGLGLIDVGTLGKLEVIGPQAAEFLERVYTSNYANLKVGMTRYAVMCDESGVVIDDGVVARLAEDHFYFTTTTSGAATIYRELSRLNTMWGLDCGIVNHTGAFAAMNLAGPRSREVLATLTTTDLSAAAFPYLAVRECTVADIPARLMRVGFVGEWGYEIHVPARFGGALWDALMAAGAAHGVRPFGVEAQRLLRLEKGHIIIGQDTDGLTTPLEVGMGWAVKMAKPFFVGQRSLKAIASKKLKQQLAGFTLPPGYSGGVPLECNLVIADGDIAGRVTSIAWSAALGRHIGLVFLRPDLATVGTKVSVRLTDGSMVEVEVSATPFYDPENMKQKEAV comes from the coding sequence ATGCGATTGCCCGCCACCAGCGGCGAGTGGATTGACCGCTCCGCACCCATCGAATTCAAGTTTGAAGGCCGCACCTACACCGGCTACGCCGGCGACACGGTGAGCTCTGCCCTGTGGGGCGCGGATGTCCGCGTGCTCGGCCGCAGCTTCAAGTATCACCGCCCGCGTGGCGTGCTCTCGCTCGCCAACCACGACACCAACGCGCTGCATCAGTGGGGCGACCAGCCCAACGTGCGTGCCGACGTGGTGCCGCTGCAGGCCGGCATGGATCTCACCGCGGTCAACACCTTCGGCGGCCTCGACGGCGACAAGGGTCGGGTACTTGGCCGCTTTGCCCGCTTCCTGCCGGTGGGCTTCTACTACAAGGCCTTTCATACCAAGCGTCTGTTCCCGATGTGGGAGCGCATGTTCCGTGCGATGACCGGCCTGGGCAAGGTCGATCTCAACAGTCCCACCCGTCGTACCCCCAAGGCTTACGATTTCTGCGACGTGCTGGTGATCGGTGCCGGCCCCTCCGGTCTGTCCGCTGCGCTCGCCGCCGCTGCCCAGGGTGCTGAGGTCGTGGTGGTGGATGAGAACGCACGCGCAGGCGGCAGTGCCGGCTATCAGATCGGCAACGATCCGGCGCGGGTCGAGCTCCTCACCGGCCTGATGGCCCAAGTGTCTGCCAACCCGAGGATCCGGGTGCTTACCAGCACCTATGCGGCGGGCTACTACAAGGACCACTGGCTGCCCCTGGTCAGCGCCGAGCGCATGCTCAAGATGCGCGCCGGCAGCGTGGTGGTGGCCAGCGGCGGTTTCGAACAGCCGGCGGTGTTCCGCTACAACGACTTGCCCGGGATCATGCTGGCTTCGGCGGCGCAGCGCCTGATGCATCGTTACGGGGTCAAGCCGATGCAGCGTGCGGTGGTGCTGACGGCCAACGCCGACGGCTACCGTGCGGCACTCGATCTGCTGGCGCGTGGCGTGGCCGTGGCGGCCGTGGTCGATCTGCGTGCGGATGCGGGCATGGCGGCTCCGCTGGCGCAGCAGTTGCGCGATGCCAAGGTCGAGGTGCTGATGTCGAGCTGCGTCGTCGAGGCGGTGCCGGGTGCAGATGGTGCGAGCGTGGCCGCAGCGCGCGTCGGCGCGGTGCAGGCGGACGGCTCGCCTGCCGCCAGCCTGCGTGACATCGCCTGTGACGGCATCCTGATGAGTGTGGGCTGGGCGCCGGCTGCCAACCTGCTGTATCAGGCTGGCACCAGGATGCGCTTCGACCGCGCGGTCGAGCAGTTCGTACCCGATGTGCTGCCCGACGGCGTGTTCGCCTGCGGCCGCGTCAACGGTGTGCATGAGCTCTCGCGGCGCATGGCCGATGGCACCCGTGCCGGCAGTCACGCCGCAGCGGCTGCAGGCTTCGGCGAGGCCGTCGGCAGCGCGCTTGCGCCGGAAGTGGAATCGCCCAGCCATCCGTGGCCGATCGTGGCCCACCCCGAGGGCAAGAACTTCGTCGATTTCGACGAGGACCTGCAGCTCAAGGATTTCCACAACGCGGTGCAGGAAGGCTTCGACAACATCGAGCTGCTCAAGCGTTACTCCACCGTGGGCATGGGCCCCAGCCAGGGCAAGCACTCCAACATGAACGGCCTGCGCATTCTGGCCCGGCTCTCGGGCAAGGAGCCGCAGCAGGTCGGCACCACGACGGCGCGTCCCTTCTACCACCCGGTACCGATGGCGATCCTGGCCGGACGCGGCTTCAACCCCGAGCGCCGCACCCCGCTGCACTCGCGCCATGATGCGCTGGGCGCGAAGTGGATGCCGGCCGGCGTGTGGCAGCGTCCCGAGTTCTACCAGGTGGCAGGCAAGGCAAGGCTGGACTGCATTCGCGAAGAGGTCGCAGCCGTGCGTGGCGGCCTTGGCCTGATCGATGTCGGCACGCTGGGCAAGCTCGAAGTGATCGGGCCGCAGGCCGCCGAGTTCCTTGAGCGCGTCTATACCTCCAACTACGCCAACCTCAAGGTCGGCATGACCCGCTACGCGGTGATGTGCGACGAGTCGGGTGTGGTCATCGACGACGGTGTGGTCGCACGACTGGCAGAGGACCACTTCTACTTCACCACTACGACCTCGGGTGCGGCGACGATCTACCGCGAACTGTCGCGCCTCAACACGATGTGGGGGCTGGATTGCGGCATCGTCAATCACACCGGCGCCTTTGCTGCGATGAACCTGGCCGGTCCGCGCTCCCGCGAGGTGCTGGCCACACTGACCACGACCGATCTCTCGGCCGCTGCCTTCCCCTACCTCGCGGTACGTGAATGCACCGTGGCCGACATCCCCGCCCGGCTGATGCGGGTGGGCTTCGTCGGCGAATGGGGCTACGAGATTCACGTTCCGGCGCGCTTCGGCGGCGCGTTGTGGGATGCGCTGATGGCGGCTGGCGCTGCGCATGGTGTTCGCCCCTTCGGTGTCGAAGCCCAGCGTCTGCTGCGGCTGGAGAAGGGCCACATCATCATCGGCCAGGATACCGACGGCCTCACCACGCCGCTCGAAGTCGGCATGGGCTGGGCGGTGAAGATGGCCAAGCCCTTCTTCGTCGGTCAGCGCAGCCTCAAGGCCATCGCCTCGAAGAAGCTGAAGCAGCAGCTGGCAGGCTTCACGCTGCCGCCGGGCTACAGCGGTGGCGTGCCGCTGGAATGCAACCTGGTCATCGCCGACGGCGACATCGCCGGTCGCGTCACCAGCATTGCCTGGAGCGCGGCCCTTGGTCGCCACATCGGACTGGTTTTCCTGCGTCCTGACCTCGCCACCGTGGGCACCAAGGTCAGCGTCCGCCTGACCGACGGCAGCATGGTCGAGGTCGAGGTCAGCGCAACCCCGTTCTACGACCCTGAAAACATGAAGCAGAAGGAGGCGGTATGA
- the glnT gene encoding type III glutamate--ammonia ligase: MTPIEAKQFLADNKVKYILAQFVDIHGTAKTKSVPVSHFDENITNGAGFAGFAVTGLGIEPNGPDFMAVGDLDTLSLVPWQPGYARIACDGHVKREPWPLDTRVVLKNQIKRLDAKGYTFFTGLEPEFSLLKKDAAGNIIPTDPTDTLPKPCYDYKGLSRNREFLEKLVESLREVDVDVYQIDHEDANGQFEINYTYADCLTSADHYLLFKMAASEIANDLGMICSFMPKPFANRPGNGMHIHMSIGDKEGNANLFADKTDKYGLGLSKLAYQFLAGILAHAPALAAICAPTVNSYKRLVVGRSLTGATWAPAYISYGDNNRSSMVRIPGGRLELRLPDGACNPYLATAAVIAAGLDGIERNLDPGEPHNQNLYEMSPAQLKEAGIGILPQNLHEALIALEQDTVLCKALGPVADEFLRLKHMEWVEYMRHVSDWEVKNYLEFF, from the coding sequence ATGACGCCCATCGAAGCCAAGCAGTTCCTCGCCGACAACAAGGTCAAGTACATCCTGGCCCAGTTTGTCGATATTCACGGCACTGCCAAGACCAAGTCCGTTCCTGTCTCCCATTTCGACGAGAACATCACCAACGGCGCCGGCTTTGCCGGCTTCGCGGTGACGGGTCTGGGTATCGAACCCAACGGCCCCGACTTCATGGCGGTGGGCGACCTCGACACCCTGTCGCTGGTGCCCTGGCAGCCGGGCTATGCCCGCATCGCCTGCGACGGCCACGTCAAGCGCGAACCCTGGCCGCTGGATACCCGTGTGGTGCTGAAGAATCAGATCAAGCGCCTCGATGCCAAGGGCTATACCTTCTTCACCGGGCTCGAGCCGGAGTTCTCACTGCTCAAGAAGGATGCCGCGGGCAACATCATCCCGACCGATCCGACCGACACCCTGCCCAAGCCCTGTTACGACTACAAGGGTCTGTCGCGCAATCGCGAGTTCCTCGAAAAACTGGTCGAGAGCCTGCGCGAGGTCGATGTTGACGTCTATCAGATCGACCACGAGGACGCCAACGGCCAGTTCGAGATCAACTACACCTACGCCGACTGCCTGACCTCGGCCGACCACTATCTGCTGTTCAAGATGGCGGCCTCCGAGATCGCCAACGACCTCGGCATGATCTGCTCCTTCATGCCCAAGCCCTTCGCCAACCGGCCGGGCAACGGCATGCACATCCACATGTCGATCGGTGACAAGGAAGGCAACGCCAACCTGTTCGCCGACAAGACCGACAAGTACGGCCTCGGGCTGTCGAAGCTGGCCTACCAGTTCCTCGCCGGCATCCTCGCTCACGCCCCGGCGCTGGCCGCGATCTGCGCGCCCACGGTCAACTCCTACAAGCGTCTGGTGGTGGGTCGTTCGCTGACCGGCGCCACCTGGGCACCGGCCTACATCAGCTACGGCGACAACAACCGTTCGTCGATGGTGCGTATCCCCGGCGGCCGTCTCGAACTGCGCCTGCCGGACGGCGCCTGCAACCCCTATCTGGCCACTGCAGCGGTGATCGCCGCCGGCCTGGATGGCATCGAGCGCAACCTCGACCCGGGTGAGCCGCACAACCAGAACCTGTACGAGATGAGCCCGGCGCAGCTGAAGGAAGCCGGGATCGGCATCCTGCCGCAGAACCTGCATGAAGCGCTGATCGCACTCGAGCAGGACACCGTGCTGTGCAAGGCACTCGGCCCCGTGGCCGACGAATTCCTGCGCCTCAAGCACATGGAGTGGGTGGAATACATGCGTCACGTGTCGGACTGGGAAGTCAAAAACTACCTCGAATTCTTCTGA
- a CDS encoding class II glutamine amidotransferase has translation MCGIVGLLVKTPALRERLGELMVPMLIGMTERGPDSAGLAVFGQPLPESERKISLYSGLTEDGADFNWLGLSHELKSHLGVSAQVEAKGNHAVLSFGLAPEVVKRWVKEHYPKLHILSTGRSIDLYKDIGTPAEVAARYGFAGLKGSHLVGHTRMATESAVTPDRAHPFTAGEDFCLVHNGSLSNPNGIRRMLEPRGISFETDNDTEAACRFLEWRLREGDDLETALQKGFEELDGFYTFLMGTPDKLALIRDPFACKPAVVAETDDYVAIASEFRSLAHLPGVKHAHVFEPAPEEMYVWNA, from the coding sequence ATGTGTGGAATCGTCGGATTGCTGGTCAAGACACCGGCATTGCGTGAAAGACTGGGCGAGTTGATGGTCCCGATGCTGATCGGCATGACCGAGCGCGGACCCGACTCGGCCGGCCTCGCGGTATTCGGCCAGCCCTTGCCCGAGAGCGAGCGCAAGATCAGCCTGTATTCCGGCCTCACCGAAGACGGCGCGGACTTCAACTGGCTCGGCCTCAGTCACGAACTGAAGTCGCACCTGGGTGTGAGCGCCCAGGTCGAGGCCAAGGGCAACCATGCGGTCCTCAGCTTCGGCCTCGCGCCGGAGGTGGTGAAGCGCTGGGTGAAGGAGCATTACCCCAAGCTGCACATCCTCTCGACCGGTCGCAGCATCGACCTGTACAAGGACATCGGCACGCCGGCTGAAGTCGCTGCGCGCTACGGTTTTGCCGGTCTCAAGGGTTCGCACCTGGTCGGTCACACGCGGATGGCGACCGAATCGGCAGTGACCCCGGATCGCGCCCACCCTTTCACCGCAGGCGAGGATTTCTGCCTGGTGCATAACGGCTCGCTGTCGAACCCCAACGGCATCCGCCGCATGCTGGAGCCGCGCGGTATCAGCTTCGAGACCGACAACGACACCGAGGCTGCGTGCCGCTTTCTGGAATGGCGCCTGCGCGAAGGCGACGACCTCGAAACCGCGCTGCAGAAGGGCTTCGAGGAGCTCGACGGCTTCTACACCTTCCTCATGGGCACCCCGGACAAGCTCGCGCTGATCCGCGATCCCTTTGCCTGCAAGCCCGCCGTCGTGGCGGAAACCGATGACTACGTGGCCATTGCCTCCGAATTCCGTTCGCTGGCCCACCTGCCGGGCGTGAAGCACGCCCATGTGTTTGAACCTGCGCCCGAGGAGATGTACGTATGGAACGCCTGA
- a CDS encoding protein glxC, with product MERLTFDLATTSLRELNTFLHTDAKEGKVEAVTVVNPDGAHNIAVGLDCPINVEVVGHAGYYAGGMNKSATITINGSAGTGVGENMMSGKVHVKGFASNGAGASAQGGLLVIEGDAGLRCGISLKGGNIVVGGSVGSFSAFMAQAGTMVICGDAGDALGDSLYEAVLYVKGSVKSLGADAQYEPMTDADIATVAGMLDKAGLDHDPKAFKRIASQRSLYHWNADANQEY from the coding sequence ATGGAACGCCTGACTTTCGATCTCGCCACCACTTCGCTGCGGGAGCTCAACACCTTCCTGCACACGGATGCCAAGGAAGGCAAGGTGGAGGCGGTTACCGTCGTCAATCCGGACGGCGCCCACAACATCGCAGTCGGGCTCGACTGCCCGATCAACGTCGAGGTGGTCGGCCACGCCGGCTACTACGCGGGCGGCATGAACAAGTCGGCCACCATCACCATTAACGGCAGCGCCGGTACCGGTGTGGGCGAGAACATGATGAGCGGCAAGGTGCACGTGAAGGGCTTTGCCTCGAACGGCGCCGGCGCCTCCGCCCAGGGCGGACTGCTGGTGATCGAAGGCGATGCCGGGCTGCGCTGCGGCATCTCGCTCAAGGGCGGCAACATCGTGGTTGGCGGCTCGGTCGGCAGCTTCTCGGCCTTCATGGCCCAGGCCGGCACCATGGTGATCTGCGGCGACGCGGGCGACGCGCTCGGCGACTCGCTGTACGAGGCGGTGCTGTACGTGAAGGGCTCGGTGAAATCGCTCGGCGCCGATGCGCAGTACGAGCCGATGACCGACGCCGACATCGCCACCGTGGCCGGCATGCTGGACAAGGCTGGCCTGGATCACGACCCCAAGGCATTCAAGCGGATCGCCTCGCAGCGTTCCCTCTACCACTGGAACGCTGACGCGAACCAGGAATATTGA
- a CDS encoding FMN-binding glutamate synthase family protein codes for METKPVHFKNVSREESHGYDRKTLDYIRNAAAHGLYEIRGMGAKRKLPNFDDLVFLGASMSRYPLEGYREKCVTKTLLGTRFAKKPIELDIPITIAGMSFGSLSANVKEALGRAATEMGTSTTTGDGGMTSEERQSSKTLIYQCLPSRYGFNPDDVRRADAIEVVIGQGAKPGGGGMLLGQKVSPRVAKMRTLPEGIDQRSACRHPDWTGPDDLAIKIQELREITDWEKPIYVKVGATRTFHDVKLAVHSGADVIVVDGMQGGTAATQTCFIEHIGIPTLAAVRQAVNALEDLDMIGKVQLVVSGGIRTGADVAKALAMGADAVAIGQGVLVALGCNGETYYQNGALHGAEADYTAIGAAPGFCHHCHTGKCPVGITTQDAILEQRLSPEVGAKHLRNYLKTLNMELTTIARACGKQNVHHLEREDLVALTIEAAAMAGLPLAGTNWIPGQGF; via the coding sequence ATGGAAACCAAACCCGTGCATTTCAAGAACGTATCGCGCGAAGAGTCCCACGGCTACGACCGCAAGACGCTCGACTACATCCGCAACGCTGCCGCCCATGGTCTGTACGAGATCCGTGGCATGGGCGCCAAGCGCAAGCTGCCCAACTTCGACGACCTGGTCTTCCTCGGTGCGTCGATGTCGCGTTACCCGCTCGAAGGCTATCGCGAAAAGTGTGTCACCAAGACCCTGCTCGGCACCCGCTTTGCCAAGAAGCCGATCGAACTCGACATCCCGATCACGATCGCCGGCATGAGCTTCGGCTCGCTCTCGGCCAACGTGAAGGAAGCGCTCGGCCGAGCGGCGACCGAGATGGGCACCTCCACCACCACCGGTGATGGCGGCATGACGTCCGAAGAGCGCCAGTCTTCCAAGACCCTGATCTATCAGTGCCTGCCGTCGCGTTACGGCTTCAACCCGGACGACGTGCGTCGCGCCGATGCGATCGAAGTGGTGATCGGGCAGGGCGCCAAGCCCGGCGGTGGCGGCATGCTGCTGGGGCAGAAAGTGTCCCCGCGTGTGGCCAAGATGCGCACCCTGCCGGAAGGCATCGACCAGCGTTCGGCCTGCCGTCACCCGGACTGGACCGGTCCGGACGATCTCGCGATCAAGATCCAGGAACTGCGCGAGATCACCGACTGGGAGAAGCCGATCTATGTGAAGGTGGGCGCGACCCGTACCTTCCACGACGTCAAGCTGGCAGTGCATTCCGGTGCCGACGTGATCGTGGTTGACGGCATGCAGGGCGGCACCGCTGCCACCCAGACCTGCTTCATCGAACACATCGGCATCCCGACCCTGGCTGCAGTGCGTCAGGCGGTGAATGCGCTCGAAGACCTCGACATGATCGGCAAGGTTCAGCTGGTGGTGTCCGGCGGCATCCGCACCGGTGCCGACGTCGCCAAGGCGCTGGCCATGGGCGCGGACGCAGTGGCCATCGGTCAGGGCGTGCTGGTTGCGCTGGGCTGTAACGGCGAGACCTACTATCAGAATGGCGCCCTGCATGGTGCCGAAGCCGACTACACCGCCATTGGTGCAGCACCCGGCTTCTGCCATCACTGCCACACCGGCAAGTGCCCGGTTGGCATCACCACGCAGGATGCGATTCTTGAGCAGCGCCTGTCGCCGGAAGTTGGCGCCAAGCACCTCAGGAACTACCTCAAGACCCTGAACATGGAACTCACCACCATCGCCCGGGCTTGCGGCAAGCAGAACGTGCATCACCTCGAACGCGAGGACCTGGTTGCCCTCACCATCGAGGCGGCCGCCATGGCCGGTCTGCCGCTGGCTGGCACCAACTGGATTCCGGGTCAGGGCTTCTGA
- the folD gene encoding bifunctional methylenetetrahydrofolate dehydrogenase/methenyltetrahydrofolate cyclohydrolase FolD, with product MTAQIIDGKALSKQLRVGFRERVGRLVEQGVRPGLAVILVGDNPASRVYVGNKVKACEECGVRSLHVALPADTPEVEMLARIAQLNADPTVHGILIQLPLPGHIDVRRVLEAISVHKDVDGFHLYNVGGLVVGNTIFPPCTPYGVQLLLDTTGTEVAGKNVVVVGASNIVGKPMALMLLQREATVTICHAKTRDLAQHTILADILIVAAGKPGLIVPQMVKQGAIVIDVGINRLPDNRIVGDVDFDGVKEKASWITPVPGGVGPMTVTMLIENTLRSAERSLQATPADDYQDWEAPVLKAV from the coding sequence ATGACGGCACAGATCATCGACGGCAAGGCGCTGTCGAAGCAGCTTCGCGTGGGCTTTCGCGAGCGCGTGGGACGGCTGGTGGAGCAGGGCGTGCGCCCCGGGCTGGCGGTCATCCTGGTCGGGGACAACCCGGCCTCGCGGGTGTACGTGGGCAACAAGGTGAAGGCGTGCGAGGAGTGCGGCGTGCGTTCGCTGCACGTGGCGCTGCCGGCCGATACGCCGGAAGTGGAGATGCTGGCACGCATCGCCCAGCTCAACGCCGACCCGACGGTGCACGGCATCCTGATCCAGCTGCCGCTGCCCGGCCACATCGATGTGCGCCGGGTGCTCGAAGCGATCTCGGTGCACAAGGACGTCGACGGCTTTCATCTCTACAACGTCGGCGGGCTGGTGGTGGGCAACACCATCTTCCCGCCATGCACGCCCTACGGCGTGCAGCTGCTGCTCGACACCACCGGCACCGAGGTCGCGGGCAAGAACGTGGTGGTGGTGGGGGCGAGCAACATCGTGGGCAAGCCGATGGCGCTGATGCTGCTGCAGCGCGAAGCCACGGTGACGATCTGCCACGCGAAAACGCGCGATCTCGCTCAGCACACCATTCTGGCCGACATCCTGATCGTGGCCGCAGGCAAGCCGGGGCTGATCGTGCCGCAGATGGTCAAGCAAGGCGCCATCGTCATCGACGTCGGCATCAACCGCCTGCCGGACAACCGCATCGTCGGCGACGTGGACTTCGACGGGGTGAAGGAGAAAGCCTCGTGGATCACGCCGGTGCCCGGTGGCGTGGGGCCGATGACGGTGACCATGCTGATCGAGAACACGCTGCGCTCGGCCGAACGCAGCCTGCAGGCGACCCCCGCCGACGACTATCAGGACTGGGAAGCCCCGGTGCTGAAGGCGGTCTGA
- the folB gene encoding dihydroneopterin aldolase — protein sequence MGADECVIRLEGLALEASIGIYPHELAARQTLLVDLTLCIDGAASGRSDDIRHTVDYDEVVACLEALIAARHFNLLEHLSQVMLDTLGERFAIRRLEVTIAKPAAVPGARRVSVSRMAQWPAQVSAVRAAA from the coding sequence ATGGGCGCCGACGAGTGCGTGATCCGTCTCGAAGGGCTGGCGCTTGAAGCATCGATCGGCATCTACCCGCACGAACTGGCCGCGCGCCAGACCCTGCTGGTGGATCTGACCCTGTGCATCGACGGCGCCGCATCCGGGCGCAGCGACGACATCCGCCACACGGTGGATTACGACGAAGTGGTGGCGTGTCTCGAAGCTTTGATCGCGGCGCGCCACTTCAACCTGCTCGAACACCTGAGCCAGGTGATGCTCGACACCCTGGGCGAACGCTTCGCCATCCGGCGGCTGGAGGTAACGATCGCCAAGCCGGCGGCGGTGCCGGGCGCGCGCCGGGTATCGGTGAGCCGCATGGCGCAATGGCCGGCACAGGTGTCGGCCGTCAGGGCCGCGGCCTGA
- a CDS encoding APC family permease — MNTTVLDPLAAGFAGGSQQSATLHRKIGWAGAFWVASGVPALVLFSIGSIAATVGKPSWAIWIVSIAFGFLQAFSYAEIAGLFPHKSGGASVYGAVAWVRYSKILAPLSVWCNWLAWSPVLAIGSGLAAGYILSILFAPDAAINTWQLTLLDLSWIRADLALRINATFVLGAAVLLGAFAIQHRGILQAARMQMVLGIAALAPLMLVGLWPLLSGDVSTANLAPMYPLAHDASGAVIDGAWDMGGLTLIAGGLFIAAWSTYGFETAVCYTREFKNPRTDTFKAILYSGLLCIFVFTVVPLAFQGTLGLGQLVTPEVTDAAGNVVSAAVYDGILAPEIYSGMGVAQAMAHMIGGGAMVERVLMAMLVLALVLSIMTSMAGSSRTLYQASVDGWLPKYLSHVNRNGAPTPAMWTDLGFNLLLLMMSDYIFVLAISNVCYVLFNFLNLNAAWIHRLDRPTWTRPFKAPNWLLAVGTVLAFCNMGLMGIGADIWGAGTLVSGLVMAASIVPVFMFRHYITDKGKFPAAMLEDMHLGAEEGVRSRAGILPYVTLAAGAAVVYIAHSVAVL, encoded by the coding sequence ATGAACACAACGGTGCTTGACCCGCTTGCCGCCGGTTTCGCAGGGGGCAGCCAGCAGAGCGCGACGCTCCACCGCAAGATCGGATGGGCGGGGGCGTTCTGGGTGGCCAGTGGCGTACCTGCCCTGGTGCTTTTTTCAATTGGCTCGATTGCCGCAACGGTGGGCAAGCCATCGTGGGCGATCTGGATCGTGTCGATCGCTTTCGGCTTTCTGCAGGCATTTTCCTATGCCGAGATCGCCGGCCTGTTTCCGCACAAGTCGGGCGGTGCGTCGGTGTATGGCGCCGTGGCCTGGGTGCGCTACAGCAAGATCCTCGCGCCGCTCTCGGTGTGGTGCAACTGGCTGGCCTGGTCGCCGGTGCTGGCCATCGGCTCCGGCCTGGCTGCGGGCTACATCCTGAGCATCCTGTTTGCACCCGATGCGGCGATCAACACCTGGCAACTCACGCTGCTGGATCTGAGCTGGATTCGTGCGGATCTGGCGCTGCGCATCAACGCCACCTTCGTGCTGGGCGCAGCGGTTCTGCTCGGCGCGTTTGCGATCCAGCACCGGGGCATCCTGCAGGCTGCACGGATGCAGATGGTGCTCGGCATTGCCGCACTCGCACCGCTGATGCTCGTCGGCCTGTGGCCGCTGCTCTCAGGTGATGTATCGACCGCCAATCTGGCGCCGATGTATCCGCTGGCCCATGACGCTTCCGGTGCGGTGATCGACGGTGCCTGGGACATGGGTGGCCTGACCCTGATCGCCGGTGGCCTTTTCATCGCCGCCTGGTCGACCTACGGCTTCGAGACGGCAGTGTGCTACACCCGCGAATTCAAGAACCCGCGCACCGATACCTTCAAGGCGATCCTGTATTCGGGTCTGCTGTGCATCTTCGTGTTCACCGTGGTGCCGCTTGCCTTCCAGGGCACGCTGGGCCTCGGTCAGCTGGTGACGCCGGAAGTGACCGATGCCGCCGGCAACGTGGTGAGCGCCGCCGTGTATGACGGAATCCTCGCGCCTGAGATCTACAGCGGCATGGGCGTTGCACAGGCCATGGCGCACATGATCGGTGGCGGTGCGATGGTCGAGCGCGTGCTGATGGCGATGCTGGTGCTGGCACTGGTGCTGTCGATCATGACCTCGATGGCGGGCTCCTCGCGCACCCTGTACCAGGCCTCGGTCGATGGCTGGCTGCCGAAGTACCTCTCCCACGTCAATCGCAACGGTGCGCCGACCCCGGCAATGTGGACCGACCTCGGCTTCAACCTGCTGCTGCTGATGATGTCGGACTACATCTTCGTCCTCGCCATCTCCAACGTCTGCTACGTCCTGTTCAACTTCCTCAACCTCAACGCCGCCTGGATTCACCGCCTCGACCGTCCGACCTGGACGCGTCCGTTCAAGGCACCGAACTGGCTGCTCGCAGTCGGCACCGTGCTGGCCTTCTGCAACATGGGGCTGATGGGCATCGGCGCCGACATCTGGGGCGCAGGCACGCTGGTGTCCGGCCTGGTGATGGCTGCGAGCATCGTGCCGGTCTTCATGTTCCGTCACTACATCACCGACAAGGGCAAGTTCCCTGCGGCGATGCTCGAAGACATGCACCTCGGCGCAGAGGAAGGCGTGCGCAGCCGGGCCGGCATCCTGCCCTACGTGACGCTTGCTGCCGGTGCCGCGGTGGTCTACATCGCCCACTCCGTGGCCGTGCTCTGA